The window CGTCCATCATTAGACTCCAACCGAGCCGCGCCTCTCCCGGCATCAACACCCCCAACGACAGTCGTGCCTTGCAGTACTTTGCCGAAGCCGTGGGCCCGCTCCTCTCAGGCGCCGTAGACCCCTACTTCTGGACGCATATCGTCATGCAGTTCAGCACCCTCGAACCGGCTGTCACGCACTCTATCCTGGCTATCAGTGACCTCTACGAGCAGTTCCACACCGGGGACAACGCGGCAGTCGTCCCCCGGGACCACAGTTTTGCCTTGCGGCACTACAATGCCGCTATCCATGAGCTGAAGGGCATGATGTCCCGCGAGAAGCAGCCCGTCGTGCTGCTCGTCTGTCTGTTGTTTATATGTATCGAGTTCCTGCGGTCGGGCCGCGAAGCTGCCATTAGACACTGCAagcacggcgtcgccatcctGCGGGACACTCACAACGAGTTCCCCTGGACGAAAGAACACCTGCTCCCGCTCTTCCGCCGCCTCTCCGAGtattccttcttcttcagcaaTGAGAAATCCGACTTTCCGGACCTGAGCGGGCTGGAGCGCCATGTCCCGCCCAATTTCTCGACGTTCCAGGATGCCCAGTTGATGATCGACGATATATATTGCCAGACGCTGCAGCTCATGAAGAAAGGGTACCCCTACCGCGACGACTCGCTCAGGGGCTGTGCCGTCCCACCGGAATTACTCGCACAGCAGGAGAACATCAATCAGCTGCTGGATAGGTGGAACGCCCTGTTTACCCAGTTCAACGACCGGATCCGGTACTCGGACACCCCTACCACCAAGCTGTtcgagctcgaggaagaCTATCTGCCCAAGATGCTCCGGGGTTTTCTTTCAACGCGTTATGAATGCTGCCGCGTCTGGCTGAACATGGCATTCATGAACAACCAGACAGGGTTCGATAAATTCTTGACGAACTACAGCCGCATAGTCAAAAACCTCGCCACGACagtcgtcgccgtctcggaGCGTTCGAAACTCGCGAGCCTCAGCGCGAAGACGCCAAAGTTCATGTTTGAGACGGGGTACACGCCGATGCTGTTCTTCGTCGCCACCACGTGCCGGCACCTGGAGACGAGGCTGGAGGCCCTGCGCCTGATCCCCATCCTGGGCCTCCCGCGCGAGAACCTCTGGGAGATGGCGACGCTGGTCGCCATGGCGCGGCGGACCATCGAGCTGGAACACGACATATCCCTGGACCCCTACGGACGACCCCTCGCCCCGATCGAGCCGGGCTGGACCCTGCCGGCCAATGAGAAGAGGATAGTGGATATGTGGACGGAGCCGAagaccgaggagaagaacatCATGGGCCACATTGTGCGCGGGAGGATAGTCGGCTTTTTCAGGCGTAGGGCCGACGGGAGCACCTCCCTCCACACCGAGTTTGTAGAAGTGAGGAACGTCAAGGATGAAGTCGGCGCATCTCGCGTTGGGTCGCCCGTGATAATTCCATAGCAATGGCCCTTTGTTCATTATTGAGAAGCCTGGACTACGTGGCCTGGTGGCACATCGCTTGCGACATGCCTTTGGCCGATGTACGGCCTGTGCTGGAGGTGCTCTCGAAGAGAGACTACAGGCAACCCAGACTGACGATTGCAGATGAAGTGGAAATAGGTTTCAGGATACCCACCCCGTAAATACGATGGAAAAGATAACAACTACTGTCTCAGTATCTGCTTGTTTTGATAGCAAAGGCTCCTATTTAATCTACAGGGTGCAGTTCTGAAAGGGCAAGTGGTAGAGAGAAGTGGTGAAATGGAATGCACGAGTTCAATGAGTCTTGGGAAAGCCATGGTTTAGGTGGGAGATCTACCTGTACTGGAGAGTTAGACAGCTATTGAGGCCTTATCGGAGCCCAGCGATGCACTATGCAACCCTTCATCTATTTAACTTCTAGTCCACACATTTACTAGTCATTTCATCCCGCAAATACAAACACCAAGGAAGATCCCAGGTTGATCAATACGCTAAGCCCAACTCAAAAAGTCATCTCAGAGTCCTATATGAAAGTCCTTACCGGCTGAGGAGAACGTTTTCGTCAGGGGACCGATACCTGACCAGTGTTCCCTTTTTCTGCCTTGGGTTTCGATTCGGGGGGGATGGCGTTGTTTGTGGGCCATACCGCCATCTTTAGAGGACTGCTTACCCTGGAAGGACGAGGCAAGAAGATGTAGAGGATGTTGAATTTGTATGTCATAAGGCTGGGCCGTGTAGTCTAACTACTCGGCACAAAAGATTTCACTGTATTCGTGCCAATGATCCGTTCAAGGGATCAGAAGTTGTCTGGCGCGCCGAAGAAAACCAATCACTGAACAGAGCATTTCCATGGCTGGCCAAATGGGCGGACACTCCTGCACCAGGCAGGGATACCTGCCGAATATCATGCTTGGAACAGAGCCCCGGGCGTTTGGATAAGCTTCAAGCAGCTCGGGCGATCCGACTTGACACCATACGACAGGTGCTGCCTGAGTCTAGAGGCAGCTGATGCAGCATCGGGTTCATTACAACGTTGTTTCACGTCAGTTTGAATGATCGGAACATGATTATGTGCCGGTGGCAAAACTCGTGATTTTCATCTTCAGCTGTTGATGCCTTAGGATCTTTCTACGCGCGGGCTTGCTCGGCACTTTGAACATATCTCTGTTTAATCTTGCGCGAGCTGTCATCTGTGAGTGATGGTGTGCCATGTGCGGCCGTTTCCGCTGGGGCCATGCAGTCATGACGTCGAAATGCCAAACGAAAACATCTCCCGTATTGAGGCTTATCATTCATACGTCGCGAGAGGTAGAGGTCGTCCACCAACTACTGTTGCGATCCACGGGCAAAGTCGAGTTGGTTCCGGAACACTCCGCGGCGAACATTCAGAACCAAGGGTAGATATGTATCTCATAGAGCAGCTTCAACATGAGGAATCTACTACCGATAGTCTCCCGTCCGAGAGATTCTCTCCAACGTCGGCCGGCAAAGGTTATCATGTTCCTGGGCTTGTGTCTCAGAAAAGCAATCCTCTCATCTGATGATTTTCAAAGCACTTCGTAACTCGTATCTCCTTCCAAGTTGCTTCATCGTCCATATGCGACATTCCTCGCCCCCGCAGGATGTTAGCAGGTGAATGATACGCCTTCATCAGAGATTTCTCGATGTAGATAGCTTTTTGCCACTTTCTTTAGAATATCGTATTGCTCTTCAGTACTTACAATGTTCGTAGCTGTATTGGTTTAGAGCCCAAGTCAGCTGCTCTGAAAAGGGGCCGAGAAACGGGCGTTGATCGTAGCTACAATTAACCGATCCGACGTTCGAATCTAGGCGACAATTCCTAAGCTCTCAACATCGTAGTGAGCGTAAACGGAAGGTGAATCGAGTTAAATTTGTCTTACCTGATCTACGAGAGCTCTTCTCACAACTGACTTTCTTCAACTCGGTTATTGAAGATGCTGGATCATCTACGTGACTGAAACAAGTGTCATTTTCCCGAAGAATGTCATATCTGGCTTCAACTAGACCCCATTCCCCTTTGGTGTTCTAGAAGGATATCCAAGCTTCTACCAGTGAACCATGACAAGAATTTTCAGACTCTCTATTTCTTGCCTATCAAAGTGCGTTTGAAGGACGTCAATCTCTCCGCCATCGTTCCGTCgttcttcgccgccgccgtaaAGATCGAAAGCCTTGCCAGCCGCGACGATTATGACGACCGACACTGCATCATCAATAGGTGGCATCCGGAGCTACCCCTTTAGTTGCCCACGCCTACGAAGTTGCACTGTAAGTTGTCCTCAGATGCCAAGTTCGGCAGCACAAAGTAAAGACGTGGCATCGCTCTTCAAGACCTGGTCTCATGTCGTACCTGAGGACAGACATATCCAGCATCTCTAAAAGGAAGAAGGACTAGAGACACAAGTTGTAGAGGAAAGCTTTA is drawn from Colletotrichum destructivum chromosome 6, complete sequence and contains these coding sequences:
- a CDS encoding Putative zn(2)Cys(6) fungal-type DNA-binding domain-containing protein encodes the protein MLTGAFPCHPMRTAGILWSLQDDIGRFGLTLASPTWTFRESSFSHQAALTETEARTGTHRHLADRHKTNVTGWLGFASSPPKAEQGWLEPFSGDLILFSARRPGERGRGNKRGKHKRDIHTMARKGSRKVRTGCLTCKVRKIKCDETRPFCNRCTVTGRKCDGYPHVADLSDVSSSSPGSSIIRLQPSRASPGINTPNDSRALQYFAEAVGPLLSGAVDPYFWTHIVMQFSTLEPAVTHSILAISDLYEQFHTGDNAAVVPRDHSFALRHYNAAIHELKGMMSREKQPVVLLVCLLFICIEFLRSGREAAIRHCKHGVAILRDTHNEFPWTKEHLLPLFRRLSEYSFFFSNEKSDFPDLSGLERHVPPNFSTFQDAQLMIDDIYCQTLQLMKKGYPYRDDSLRGCAVPPELLAQQENINQLLDRWNALFTQFNDRIRYSDTPTTKLFELEEDYLPKMLRGFLSTRYECCRVWLNMAFMNNQTGFDKFLTNYSRIVKNLATTVVAVSERSKLASLSAKTPKFMFETGYTPMLFFVATTCRHLETRLEALRLIPILGLPRENLWEMATLVAMARRTIELEHDISLDPYGRPLAPIEPGWTLPANEKRIVDMWTEPKTEEKNIMGHIVRGRIVGFFRRRADGSTSLHTEFVEVRNVKDEVGASRVGSPVIIP